In the genome of Fulvivirga maritima, one region contains:
- the ribB gene encoding 3,4-dihydroxy-2-butanone-4-phosphate synthase — MIKTVLNDTVKYAKSQEKKEVEEAIAEYAAGNFILMSDDENRENEGDLVISAEHATKEAINFMITKGKGLVCVAIDDEIADKHNLLPMVEKNQDHMGTAFTVSIDASPKFGITTGISAWDRARTIEVMLSEEDLGPGALCSPGHMFPLIAKPGGVLERTGHTEAAVTMSRLAGHKPAGVIVEVIKDCGEMARRDDLLLMAKEWGIKYITIEMLVRYCNYLHEAKLYSEIEKIGRFGSYVASES; from the coding sequence ATGATTAAGACAGTTTTAAACGATACAGTAAAATATGCTAAGTCTCAAGAGAAAAAAGAAGTAGAAGAAGCCATAGCAGAATATGCAGCAGGAAATTTCATCCTTATGTCAGACGACGAAAACCGAGAAAATGAGGGCGACCTGGTAATCTCTGCCGAGCATGCTACTAAAGAAGCGATTAATTTCATGATCACTAAAGGAAAAGGACTTGTATGTGTAGCTATAGATGATGAAATAGCTGACAAACACAACTTACTGCCCATGGTAGAAAAGAATCAAGACCACATGGGTACTGCCTTCACCGTAAGCATAGATGCTTCTCCTAAGTTTGGCATTACCACTGGTATTTCTGCCTGGGATAGGGCACGCACCATTGAAGTAATGCTCTCTGAAGAAGATCTTGGTCCTGGTGCTTTGTGCTCGCCTGGTCATATGTTTCCTCTCATAGCTAAGCCGGGAGGTGTACTGGAAAGAACAGGGCATACCGAAGCTGCTGTAACTATGAGCAGACTGGCTGGACATAAACCTGCAGGTGTAATTGTAGAAGTGATCAAAGACTGCGGAGAAATGGCTCGCAGAGATGATCTACTGCTAATGGCCAAAGAGTGGGGTATTAAATACATCACTATTGAAATGCTGGTGCGCTACTGCAACTACCTGCATGAAGCTAAGCTCTATTCTGAAATAGAGAAAATCGGAAGATTTGGTTCTTATGTAGCTAGCGAATCCTAA
- a CDS encoding lysophospholipid acyltransferase family protein has product MMLTLITQVIFWLKVGRFYTRVKMRHLRSITGVENLPESGPFIVVANHSSYVDHYFIGALFKHLYNSKVFFLTKKESFQSWWDKLWLKSANAIPVDREKPDIAAFKTMLKVLGEKNILVIYPEGTRGPGDEMLPFKSGAFRIASKMRVPIVPIGLVGVHKIMSREETKFSKEKASLNIGKPISIDSIKQLSASELMEYTRQRIFELSHAPEKPHELPENLLTSCDALANKVERRIEEVLESCNYSEINIGYKQQHEAIDYAMINHPNHVSSIVQKARLIGIKALASKRDFLFRMGTVKRLAKQALSIDPEHAFAHYILGQYYLKFPDLLGGSALKAMKHLSLAFQNAPLYGIEQSKFTFSLAEAYEKAGDAHAALKLLQFQPTAQGVGKRFENRQLKIKNKVTQLEALLIKA; this is encoded by the coding sequence ATGATGCTAACACTCATAACCCAAGTAATATTCTGGTTAAAAGTAGGCAGGTTCTACACCAGAGTAAAGATGCGGCACTTACGTTCCATTACAGGTGTGGAAAACTTACCTGAATCTGGTCCCTTTATAGTGGTGGCCAATCACTCCAGCTATGTTGATCATTATTTTATAGGTGCTTTATTTAAGCACCTATATAACAGCAAAGTATTCTTTCTCACCAAGAAAGAGTCTTTCCAAAGCTGGTGGGATAAGTTATGGCTCAAATCTGCCAATGCTATACCAGTAGACCGTGAAAAACCAGATATAGCAGCTTTTAAAACCATGCTCAAAGTGCTGGGAGAAAAGAATATACTGGTCATATATCCGGAGGGCACACGTGGACCGGGAGATGAAATGCTCCCATTCAAATCAGGGGCGTTTAGAATTGCTTCTAAAATGAGAGTACCTATAGTACCCATTGGCCTGGTAGGTGTACACAAAATTATGTCAAGAGAAGAGACTAAATTCAGTAAAGAAAAGGCCTCTTTAAATATAGGCAAGCCGATCTCTATTGATTCTATAAAGCAACTCTCTGCCAGTGAGCTCATGGAGTACACCAGACAAAGGATTTTCGAACTTTCTCATGCGCCAGAAAAACCGCATGAGCTCCCTGAAAACCTACTCACCTCTTGCGATGCTCTGGCTAACAAAGTAGAACGCAGAATTGAAGAAGTGCTGGAAAGCTGTAACTACTCCGAGATTAATATTGGCTATAAACAACAGCATGAAGCTATTGATTATGCCATGATTAATCACCCCAATCATGTGTCATCTATAGTTCAAAAAGCGAGATTGATAGGCATAAAAGCATTGGCATCTAAAAGAGACTTTCTTTTTAGAATGGGTACAGTGAAAAGACTGGCAAAGCAAGCTTTGAGCATAGACCCTGAACATGCCTTTGCCCACTATATTTTAGGTCAGTATTACCTGAAGTTTCCTGATCTATTGGGCGGCAGCGCCTTAAAAGCCATGAAACACTTGTCTTTGGCTTTTCAAAACGCTCCGCTTTACGGAATAGAACAAAGTAAATTCACTTTCTCTTTAGCTGAAGCTTACGAAAAAGCGGGTGACGCACATGCAGCCTTAAAGTTATTGCAATTTCAACCTACCGCTCAGGGTGTTGGCAAAAGGTTTGAAAACAGACAATTAAAAATAAAGAACAAAGTAACTCAACTGGAAGCCCTGTTGATAAAAGCTTAA
- a CDS encoding efflux RND transporter permease subunit, whose amino-acid sequence MKAKQLALLGVALIALCTIFFGIGATKLETKNSQDSELPKSDEIVRTNDLLEEVFGENDIIMVGLRVSEGDVYTPETMTKAVGIIDKVKKIKGVLPDEIISLPTFNNITNEDWGLQVGEFINHEQATDAQYLKNVQKEVENNPLLKGILVSEDGKLLNIIANIAEGYSEEEVYNDLMQIKAEYEGPETILFAGDPVQQKEIDLGIKEDLGILLPIALILILIGFWLCFRSAYGVIMPFIVVLLSIIWTMGAMGWVGLPITVVSSVVPILIIAISSSYGIHVLFKYYEKRLHHTNEEAVKLTVKQIASPLIMTGFTSAVSAITLVVFKVTSVREFGIISAIGVVNIVIISLVLLPSLLTLLPAKVKASKNKPDFLTFLLEMLAKYSMDNKKLIIACFLGLLAISLVGMTKLEIGNDFIKYFPKEHRLRKTFDVYNEQLGGARYIDIMFDGGEPDALKNPDYLKQMVAFEEYAESLKGVGYVTSFTDVIKKINKELHHGDEEYEKIPDSSQEIAQYLLLYSVSGSSGNFEQLVDQDYQRAKIRMMLTTSEQNVHTNIYNAIKSYGASHLSPEIAIAYGGEVMFWLAQIKYIVKGKIENIALSIAIIMVFCIVLFRSFKYGLISAIPMIGSSIMTFGLMGFLGIRLEISTAVITAIGIGIGIDFAIHYLARFRQEIEQGASSTSASEVTMKTSGRAILYDVFSNIIGFIVFIFSGFIPVQNFGWLICFTMLTVSVSTLVLFPALLTFAPYRRKKHVLARA is encoded by the coding sequence ATGAAAGCCAAACAATTAGCTCTCTTAGGAGTAGCCCTGATAGCACTATGCACCATTTTCTTTGGCATAGGAGCTACCAAGCTGGAAACTAAGAATAGCCAGGATTCAGAATTACCTAAATCAGATGAGATAGTTAGAACCAATGACCTGCTAGAAGAAGTTTTTGGTGAGAACGACATCATCATGGTAGGCCTGAGAGTATCTGAAGGAGATGTGTATACTCCTGAAACCATGACCAAGGCCGTGGGTATTATTGACAAAGTGAAGAAAATTAAAGGAGTTCTGCCAGATGAAATCATCAGCCTGCCCACTTTCAATAATATTACCAATGAAGATTGGGGGCTGCAAGTGGGTGAGTTCATCAATCATGAGCAAGCCACAGATGCGCAATATTTAAAAAACGTACAAAAGGAAGTCGAAAACAACCCGCTTTTAAAGGGTATCCTGGTCTCTGAAGATGGCAAGCTCCTGAACATTATTGCCAATATAGCTGAAGGTTATTCAGAAGAAGAGGTTTATAATGATCTTATGCAAATAAAAGCGGAGTATGAAGGTCCGGAAACCATACTCTTCGCGGGTGACCCTGTGCAACAAAAGGAAATAGACCTGGGCATAAAGGAGGATCTGGGCATATTACTACCCATAGCATTGATTCTTATTCTTATAGGCTTCTGGTTATGCTTCAGAAGTGCATATGGAGTAATTATGCCATTTATTGTAGTCCTGCTCAGTATCATCTGGACTATGGGCGCCATGGGCTGGGTCGGCTTACCTATCACAGTAGTATCATCTGTAGTGCCTATTTTAATCATAGCCATATCCAGTTCTTACGGCATTCACGTACTTTTCAAATACTATGAAAAACGCCTGCATCATACTAATGAAGAGGCAGTAAAACTTACTGTGAAGCAAATCGCTTCACCCTTGATCATGACGGGCTTTACCTCAGCGGTAAGCGCTATTACTCTTGTCGTTTTTAAGGTGACTTCTGTACGTGAATTTGGCATTATATCCGCCATAGGTGTGGTTAATATTGTGATCATCTCTCTGGTGCTACTGCCCAGCCTGCTTACTTTACTTCCTGCTAAGGTGAAAGCATCTAAAAACAAACCTGACTTTCTCACTTTTCTACTAGAAATGTTAGCCAAATATTCCATGGATAATAAAAAGCTGATCATAGCTTGTTTTCTGGGGCTATTGGCAATTTCTCTGGTAGGCATGACCAAGCTTGAAATAGGTAATGATTTCATCAAATATTTCCCTAAAGAGCATAGATTAAGAAAGACCTTCGATGTATACAATGAGCAACTTGGAGGTGCCCGCTATATTGACATTATGTTTGACGGAGGGGAACCTGATGCCCTAAAAAATCCAGACTATTTGAAGCAAATGGTCGCTTTCGAAGAGTATGCAGAATCTTTAAAAGGTGTAGGCTATGTTACTTCTTTTACTGATGTCATCAAAAAGATCAATAAGGAGCTGCACCATGGTGATGAGGAATACGAAAAAATACCTGATAGCTCTCAGGAAATTGCACAATACCTCCTACTCTATTCGGTATCTGGCTCTTCTGGCAATTTTGAGCAACTGGTAGATCAGGACTACCAACGCGCTAAGATACGCATGATGCTCACCACATCGGAGCAAAATGTGCACACTAACATATATAACGCGATAAAAAGCTACGGAGCAAGTCATTTATCACCAGAAATAGCCATTGCTTATGGTGGAGAAGTGATGTTTTGGCTGGCACAGATTAAGTACATTGTTAAAGGCAAAATAGAGAACATCGCTCTCTCCATTGCCATTATCATGGTTTTCTGTATTGTTTTATTCAGATCATTCAAATATGGCCTAATTAGCGCCATACCTATGATCGGCTCCAGCATTATGACTTTTGGGCTGATGGGCTTCCTGGGCATCAGGCTGGAAATCAGCACTGCCGTAATTACCGCCATTGGTATAGGTATAGGTATAGATTTCGCTATACATTACCTCGCTCGCTTCAGACAAGAAATAGAGCAGGGAGCCAGTAGCACCAGTGCCTCAGAAGTAACCATGAAGACTTCCGGGAGAGCCATTTTGTATGATGTATTTTCTAATATCATTGGTTTTATAGTCTTCATTTTCTCCGGTTTTATTCCTGTACAAAACTTTGGCTGGCTCATCTGCTTCACCATGCTCACCGTGTCAGTTAGCACATTGGTACTTTTCCCTGCTCTGCTCACATTCGCTCCTTATAGAAGGAAAAAGCATGTTTTAGCTCGAGCTTAA
- a CDS encoding outer membrane lipoprotein-sorting protein — protein MKKIIISSIILLCSIPLLAQKSGRQIMEMVDEQTNLPNEYQEMEMIQVSKNGKTMNRLMKMYIERVSDNRKSLIVFTSPSDIEGSAFLTLENNDRDDDNWLYLPILRRTRRISSSDITDKFMGSDFTYEDLEEEDINDFTYKYLGDEKGEWF, from the coding sequence ATGAAAAAAATAATCATCTCTAGTATAATTCTACTATGCTCTATACCGCTGTTGGCACAAAAAAGTGGCCGTCAGATTATGGAAATGGTAGATGAACAGACCAACCTACCCAATGAGTATCAGGAAATGGAAATGATACAGGTTAGCAAAAATGGCAAAACTATGAATCGCCTTATGAAGATGTACATAGAACGAGTAAGCGATAATCGAAAATCATTAATCGTTTTCACCAGCCCGAGTGATATTGAAGGCAGCGCTTTCCTCACTCTGGAAAATAATGATCGTGATGATGACAACTGGCTCTACCTGCCCATTCTAAGACGTACCAGAAGAATATCTTCTTCTGATATTACAGATAAGTTCATGGGGTCTGACTTTACTTACGAGGATCTGGAAGAAGAAGATATTAATGACTTTACTTATAAGTATCTGGGAGACGAAAAAGGTGAATGGTTCTGA
- a CDS encoding outer membrane lipoprotein-sorting protein, protein MTLLISIWETKKVNGSDTYKLEAVPHSARKKEETGYSKRVIYVDKKANLMVKVLYYDNNGNHSKTYEAGNIKPVAGTDKYRCYHMQMTDISKDHVTKLEFTKIKIDNDFSDQLFTRRTLEAGL, encoded by the coding sequence ATGACTTTACTTATAAGTATCTGGGAGACGAAAAAGGTGAATGGTTCTGATACCTATAAGCTGGAAGCCGTCCCGCATTCTGCCAGGAAAAAGGAAGAAACAGGTTATAGTAAAAGGGTTATTTATGTAGATAAAAAAGCCAACCTGATGGTAAAGGTGCTGTATTATGATAACAACGGCAATCACTCTAAAACCTATGAAGCAGGTAATATAAAACCAGTTGCCGGAACTGATAAATATCGATGCTACCATATGCAAATGACTGACATCAGTAAAGACCATGTAACCAAGCTGGAGTTTACTAAAATTAAAATTGACAATGATTTTAGTGATCAACTGTTTACCCGACGCACACTGGAAGCTGGGCTATAA
- a CDS encoding DUF1302 family protein, which produces MKYSIREIRRGLTGLLLIFTLPAAAQNMNTPLISGFTEIDHISYFNHDDSTKTYGRNQGILQLELSGSDKNISYFGAIEFRNDISNPDRNRIWTDELYISYKAKNYDLHLGKKIYTWGSTDFFSPVNIVNPIDYSDLLDTDNETIRVYSANIKYYWNNFYLDAVFMPVFQPTVIPPANSPWYPELPTSLYVEGEQHIPIRYTSMSSEPIENDIRSSQFAVRLGGSAGSIDFNLNYFKGYDDIPFFHKNMQLTSDTMNIAITEKYHKLSMIGIDFSTVVGGMVLKGEYAYNNQEAPADQDWYMGSSYHYAVIGIDKNVSDIVGEADLFFTMQYIYQHINTDYEVNSFNYNHIFQNALMTNFDLAFNQRLKLEATSVYDFKEEHYVIIPEISYKPEGSLIFQLKTYLTGGNSQSLYGSYDNNRIQFMAKYHF; this is translated from the coding sequence ATGAAATATTCAATAAGAGAAATAAGAAGAGGCCTTACCGGACTTCTTCTTATTTTCACCCTGCCAGCAGCAGCTCAAAACATGAACACACCCCTGATCTCTGGTTTTACAGAAATAGACCATATTAGCTATTTTAATCATGATGACTCTACCAAAACCTATGGCAGAAATCAGGGTATACTACAGTTAGAGCTTTCCGGCAGTGATAAAAACATCAGCTATTTTGGCGCTATAGAGTTTAGAAATGACATCTCTAATCCTGATCGTAACCGCATCTGGACCGATGAGTTATATATCAGCTATAAAGCTAAAAACTACGACCTGCATTTAGGTAAAAAGATCTATACCTGGGGTAGTACTGACTTTTTCAGTCCAGTGAATATTGTAAATCCAATAGACTACTCAGACCTGTTAGACACTGACAACGAGACTATTAGAGTATACTCAGCCAATATTAAATATTATTGGAATAACTTCTATCTGGATGCCGTTTTTATGCCTGTATTTCAGCCAACAGTTATTCCTCCTGCCAATTCACCCTGGTACCCTGAACTACCGACCAGCCTATATGTAGAAGGTGAGCAACACATACCAATTCGTTACACCTCTATGAGTAGCGAGCCCATTGAAAATGACATTAGAAGTAGTCAGTTTGCTGTTCGGCTAGGAGGATCTGCTGGTAGCATAGACTTTAATCTCAACTATTTTAAAGGTTATGATGACATTCCCTTCTTCCATAAAAACATGCAACTAACCAGCGATACTATGAATATTGCTATAACCGAAAAATATCACAAACTCAGCATGATTGGTATTGATTTCTCCACTGTAGTAGGTGGCATGGTTCTGAAGGGAGAATATGCTTACAATAACCAGGAGGCACCTGCCGATCAGGACTGGTACATGGGCAGCTCTTACCATTATGCTGTAATAGGAATAGACAAAAATGTAAGCGACATTGTAGGTGAAGCAGACTTATTTTTTACTATGCAATACATTTATCAACATATAAATACTGACTATGAAGTGAATAGCTTCAACTACAATCACATCTTTCAGAATGCGCTTATGACCAATTTTGACCTCGCCTTTAACCAAAGATTAAAACTAGAGGCTACGTCGGTGTATGATTTCAAGGAAGAGCATTATGTGATTATACCTGAGATAAGCTACAAGCCAGAAGGATCTCTCATTTTTCAGCTAAAAACCTACTTAACAGGGGGCAACTCCCAATCATTATATGGCAGTTATGATAACAACAGAATACAGTTTATGGCCAAATACCATTTTTAA
- a CDS encoding M23 family metallopeptidase: protein MKKRKIIALLIFLILIIGFIIPQDLSMPVRGASKSDYNSESFWYYPWGKSVAHKGVDIFAEEGTVINPSTKGLVLYAGEINIGGKVVLVLGPKWRFHYYAHLRDISTATFTLVNKTDTLGTVGASGNVAGKAPHLHYSIMTLLPYVWKIDDDRQGWKKMFYLNPIEFIEED, encoded by the coding sequence TTGAAAAAAAGAAAGATAATCGCTCTACTCATATTTCTAATTTTAATTATCGGTTTTATCATTCCTCAAGATTTATCTATGCCGGTAAGAGGAGCTAGTAAATCAGATTATAATTCAGAGTCATTTTGGTATTACCCTTGGGGAAAATCTGTTGCCCATAAGGGAGTAGATATTTTTGCCGAAGAAGGCACGGTTATCAATCCGTCAACAAAGGGACTGGTGTTGTATGCCGGAGAAATAAACATAGGAGGGAAGGTAGTTTTGGTTTTAGGTCCTAAATGGAGATTTCATTATTATGCTCATCTCAGAGATATCTCAACAGCCACATTTACACTCGTGAATAAAACAGATACTCTGGGGACTGTAGGTGCTAGCGGTAACGTGGCCGGAAAAGCGCCACATTTACACTATTCTATTATGACGCTTTTGCCTTATGTCTGGAAAATAGATGATGATCGTCAAGGCTGGAAAAAAATGTTTTATTTAAATCCTATTGAATTTATTGAGGAGGACTAA
- a CDS encoding RNA polymerase sigma factor — translation MVFLETYSEKKLLKSLVKGKESAFKALFDHYHKRVFGLARYMGMSADDAECIVQEVFISIWEGRKKILVNKPFEPYILTITKRIILKKIRRGTLETNYINTLKSQSPAFQHNTEEYIIFKDLLSHANSCIDSLSSSQKQVFMLSKNEGLSNKEIAKKLNISIRTVENQLYRATKEIKQAISDQK, via the coding sequence TTGGTTTTTCTAGAGACATATTCCGAAAAAAAGCTACTTAAGTCGCTGGTTAAAGGGAAAGAAAGTGCTTTCAAAGCTCTTTTTGACCATTACCACAAGCGTGTTTTTGGGCTTGCGCGCTACATGGGCATGTCAGCAGATGACGCCGAGTGCATTGTGCAAGAAGTGTTTATTTCTATTTGGGAAGGTCGCAAAAAGATATTAGTCAATAAGCCTTTTGAGCCTTACATTCTCACTATAACCAAGAGAATCATTTTAAAAAAAATTAGACGAGGCACTCTCGAAACTAACTACATAAACACTCTTAAAAGTCAATCCCCTGCTTTTCAACACAATACAGAGGAATACATTATATTCAAAGACCTGCTATCTCATGCTAATTCATGCATAGACAGCCTCTCTAGCAGCCAGAAGCAAGTTTTTATGCTTAGCAAAAATGAAGGCCTTTCTAATAAAGAGATTGCAAAAAAACTCAATATATCTATTCGTACGGTAGAAAATCAGCTGTACCGCGCCACCAAAGAGATCAAGCAAGCTATCAGCGATCAAAAATAA
- a CDS encoding FecR family protein, protein MTIITNQQLRKFLDGACDAEEESRIRRYLETPEGMLALNKMMDEAWQTEQESLPDENKTFSRILDQTTRSQRRKNNASLFYKIAALFIILAIPTYLLLKQSPQPPATPQVEVLVKKNERGQKSVIQLSDGSKVYLNSESSIKYNRYFTDSTRIIELDGEAYFEVAKDKKRPFIVSSQGYETTALGTEFNVNSRSSHYKVSLAEGRIMVNAQHKKSHSINLIPGEAVKINTQSDTLEKQTGNANDFLWISGILDFHNASIEEVTTTLERWYDVKITFNSKTKTSKKYTGRFDNASLEHVLTSMSFALDFKYKIHDKQITLTF, encoded by the coding sequence ATGACTATTATTACTAACCAACAATTAAGGAAATTTTTAGACGGAGCCTGCGATGCCGAAGAGGAATCTCGGATCAGGCGCTACCTGGAAACTCCTGAAGGAATGCTAGCTCTTAATAAAATGATGGATGAAGCCTGGCAAACAGAGCAAGAAAGCCTGCCCGATGAAAACAAGACCTTCTCCAGAATACTAGACCAGACTACCAGATCGCAAAGACGCAAAAACAACGCTTCACTATTCTACAAAATAGCGGCTCTATTTATTATTTTAGCCATTCCCACTTACCTACTACTTAAGCAATCACCCCAGCCACCCGCTACACCTCAGGTAGAAGTGCTGGTAAAGAAAAATGAACGCGGTCAAAAGTCAGTCATTCAACTGAGTGACGGCTCTAAGGTTTACCTGAACTCAGAAAGCTCCATTAAGTACAATCGCTATTTTACTGATTCTACGCGCATAATAGAGCTCGACGGAGAAGCCTATTTTGAAGTAGCTAAAGATAAAAAAAGGCCTTTTATAGTTTCTTCACAAGGTTATGAGACTACAGCCCTGGGCACCGAATTTAATGTTAACAGCCGTTCCAGTCACTACAAAGTATCACTAGCAGAAGGACGGATAATGGTAAACGCACAGCACAAGAAAAGCCACAGTATCAACCTGATACCAGGTGAAGCCGTGAAAATCAACACTCAAAGTGATACCCTTGAAAAGCAAACCGGCAATGCCAATGACTTCCTCTGGATCTCTGGCATTCTGGATTTTCATAACGCCTCCATAGAGGAGGTCACCACCACGTTAGAAAGGTGGTATGACGTAAAAATAACCTTCAACTCTAAAACCAAAACCTCGAAAAAATATACCGGAAGGTTCGATAATGCCAGTCTTGAGCATGTGCTTACCAGCATGTCATTCGCTCTGGACTTCAAATACAAAATCCATGATAAACAAATAACCTTAACATTTTAA